The following are encoded in a window of Colius striatus isolate bColStr4 chromosome 25, bColStr4.1.hap1, whole genome shotgun sequence genomic DNA:
- the DPP9 gene encoding dipeptidyl peptidase 9 isoform X1, whose product MQKIKRVRLENETAGSWRSFLSSSEGEERMTAVDTLSDSSEVVEMEDVPSQFQVQKHSWDGLRDIIHSSRKYSGMIVNKAPHDFQFVRKTEESSPHSHRLYYLGMPYGSRENSLLYSEIPKKVRKEALLLLSWKQMLDHFQATPHHGMYSREEELLRERKRLGVFGITSYDFHSESGLFLFQASNSLFHCRDGGKNGFMVSPMKPLEIKTQCTGPRMDPKICPADPAFFSFINNNDLWVANIETGEEKRMTYCHKGLSNVLDDPKSAGVATFVIQEEFDRFTGYWWCPTASTEGSEDLKTLRILYEEVDESEVEIIHVPSPALEERKTDSYRYPRTGSKNPKITLKLAEFKTDSKGKILCAQDKELVQPFAALFPTVEYIARAGWTQDGKYAWAMFLDRPQQRLQLILLPPALFIPVPENEEQRAEFAKTVPENVQPFVIYEETTDVWINVHDIFYPFIQPEGEEEELCFIRANECKTGFCHLYRVTAILKQGSYDWVQPYVHSEDDFKCPIKEEIALTAGEWEVLARHGSKIWVNEATKLVYFQGTKDTPLEHHLYVVSYESPGEIVRLTTPGFSHSCSMSQNFDMFISHYSSVSTPPCVHVYKLSGSDDDPLHKQPKFWASMMEAANCPPDYIPPEIFHFRTQSDVELYGMVYKPHDVQPGKKHPTVLFVYGGPQVQLVNNSFKGIKYLRLNTLASLGYAVVVIDGRGSCQRGLKFEGALKNQMGQVEIEDQVEGLHYVAEKYGFIDLSRVAIHGWSYGGFLSLMGLICKPNVFKIAIAGAPVTVWMAYDTGYTERYMDIPENNQQGYEAGSVALHVEKLPNEPNRLLILHGFLDENVHFFHTNFLVSQLIRAGKPYQLQIYPNERHSIRCPESGEHYEITLLHFLQEYL is encoded by the exons ATGCAGAAGATAAAGAGGGTTCGTCTGGAAAACGAGACTGCAGGAAGTTGGAGAAG TTTTTTGTCCAGTTCTGAAGGGGAAGAGAGGATGACTGCAGTGGACACGCTATCAGACAGCTCTGAAGTGGTCGAGATGGAGGATGTGCCTTCCCAATTCCAGGTGCAAAAGCATTCTTGGGATGGGCTGCGTGACATTATTCACAGCAGCAGGAAGTATTCGGGCATGATAGTGAACAAAGCTCCCCATGATTTCCAGTTTGTCCGGAAAACAGAAGAGTCCAGCCCTCACTCTCATCGTCTTTATTACCTGG GAATGCCATATGGCAGCAGGGAGAATTCCCTTCTTTACTCAGAGATTCCCAAAAAGGTACGGAAGGAGGCCTTACTACTGCTGTCATGGAAACAGATGCTGGATCACTTTCAG GCAACCCCTCATCATGGGATGTATTCCAGGGAAGAGGAGCTCTTGAGGGAGCGCAAGCGACTTGGTGTCTTCGGGATAACATCGTATGATTTCCACAGTGAGAGTGGCCTGTTCCTCTTCCAGGCCAGCAACAGCCTCTTCCATTGTCGAGATGGGGGCAAGAATGGTTTCATG GTGTCTCCAATGAAGCCTCTGGAGATCAAGACTCAGTGCACGGGGCCACGAATGGATCCCAAGATCTGCCCTGCTGACCCTGCCTTCTTTTCATTCATCAATAACAATGACCTGTGGGTAGCAAACATTGAGACAGGAGAGGAGAAGCGGATGACATACTGCCATAAAG GCTTATCCAATGTTCTTGATGACCCCAAGTCTGCTGGTGTAGCCACTTTTGTCATTCAGGAGGAGTTTGATCGCTTCACAGGCTATTGGTGGTGTCCAACAGCTTCCACAGAAG GTTCAGAGGATTTAAAAACACTGCGGATCTTGTATGAAGAAGTGGATGAGTCAGAGGTGGAGATAATCCACGTTCCTTCACCTGCCttagaggagagaaaaacagactCCTATCGGTACCCCAGGACAG GCAGCAAAAACCCCAAGATCACATTAAAGCTGGCAGAATTTAAAACAGACAGCAAGGGTAAG ATCCTGTGTGCTCAGGACAAGGAGCTGGTGCAACCGTTTGCTGCGTTGTTTCCCACGGTGGAGTACATTGCCCGTGCTGGATGGACCCAAGATGGCAAATA TGCCTGGGCTATGTTCCTAGACAGACCTCAGCAGCGACTGCAGCTAATCCTTTTGCCTCCAGCACTCTTTATTCCAGTCCCAGAAAATGAGGAGCAGCGTGCTGAATTTGCCAAAACTGTGCCAGAAAATGTCCAGCCATTTGTGATCTATGAAGAAACCACTGATGTGTGGATAAAT GTTCATGATATCTTCTATCCTTTCATCCAaccagagggagaggaggaagagctcTGCTTTATCCGAGCCAACGAATGCAAAACAGGTTTCTGTCACCTGTACAGAGTCACAGCCATCCTGAAACAGGGCAGCTATGACTGGGTGCAGCCATATGTCCACAGTGAGG ATGATTTCAAATGTCCCATCAAAGAGGAGATTGCCCTGACTGCTGGGGAGTGGGAGGTGCTGGCCAGGCATGGATCCAAG atctgGGTCAATGAGGCTACAAAGCTGGTATACTTCCAAGGCACAAAGGACACCCCGTTGGAACACCACCTCTACGTGGTCAGCTACGAGTCTCCTGGAGAAATTGTGCGACTCACCACTCCAGGCTTCTCCCACAGCTGTTCCATGAGCCAG AACTTTGACATGTTCATCAGCCACTACAGCAGCGTGAGCACCCCACCTTGTGTGCATGTCTACAAGCTCAGCGGCTCTGACGACGACCCTCTCCACAAGCAGCCCAAATTCTGGGCCAGCATGATGGAGGCAGCCA ACTGTCCCCCAGATTACATCCCACCTGAGATCTTTCACTTCCGCACTCAGTCGGATGTTGAGCTCTATGGAATGGTTTACAAACCTCACGATGTCCAGCCTGGGAAGAAGCATCCCACGGTGCTTTTTGTCTATGGAGGCCCTCAG gTGCAGCTAGTGAATAACTCCTTCAAAGGAATCAAGTACTTAAGGCTGAACACACTAGCATCCCTGGGCTATGCTGTGGTAGTGATTGATGGCAGGGGCTCGTGCCAGAGAGGACTCAAATTTGAAGGGGCCCTGAAGAACCAAATG GGTCAGGTGGAGATAGAGGATCAGGTGGAAGGTTTACATTATGTAGCAGAAAAATACGGGTTCATCGACTTGAGTCGAGTCGCCATCCATGGCTGGTCCTATGGGGGGTTCCTGTCCCTCATGGGCCTGATCTGTAAACCCAATGTCTTCAAG ATTGCCATAGCAGGTGCTCCTGTCACGGTGTGGATGGCCTATGACACCGGCTACACCGAGCGGTACATGGATATCCCAGAGAACAACCAGCAGGGCTACGAGGCTGGCTCTGTGGCATTACACGTGGAAAAGCTTCCCAATGA GCCAAACCGTTTGCTGATCCTCCATGGCTTTTTGGATGAAAACGTGCACTTTTTTCACACCAACTTCCTGGTATCACAGCTAATCCGGGCTGGGAAACCTTACCAGCTGCAG aTCTACCCCAACGAGAGACACAGTATTCGGTGCCCTGAGTCAGGAGAGCACTATGAAATCACGCTGCTGCACTTTCTACAAGAATACCTCTGA
- the DPP9 gene encoding dipeptidyl peptidase 9 isoform X2, which translates to MTAVDTLSDSSEVVEMEDVPSQFQVQKHSWDGLRDIIHSSRKYSGMIVNKAPHDFQFVRKTEESSPHSHRLYYLGMPYGSRENSLLYSEIPKKVRKEALLLLSWKQMLDHFQATPHHGMYSREEELLRERKRLGVFGITSYDFHSESGLFLFQASNSLFHCRDGGKNGFMVSPMKPLEIKTQCTGPRMDPKICPADPAFFSFINNNDLWVANIETGEEKRMTYCHKGLSNVLDDPKSAGVATFVIQEEFDRFTGYWWCPTASTEGSEDLKTLRILYEEVDESEVEIIHVPSPALEERKTDSYRYPRTGSKNPKITLKLAEFKTDSKGKILCAQDKELVQPFAALFPTVEYIARAGWTQDGKYAWAMFLDRPQQRLQLILLPPALFIPVPENEEQRAEFAKTVPENVQPFVIYEETTDVWINVHDIFYPFIQPEGEEEELCFIRANECKTGFCHLYRVTAILKQGSYDWVQPYVHSEDDFKCPIKEEIALTAGEWEVLARHGSKIWVNEATKLVYFQGTKDTPLEHHLYVVSYESPGEIVRLTTPGFSHSCSMSQNFDMFISHYSSVSTPPCVHVYKLSGSDDDPLHKQPKFWASMMEAANCPPDYIPPEIFHFRTQSDVELYGMVYKPHDVQPGKKHPTVLFVYGGPQVQLVNNSFKGIKYLRLNTLASLGYAVVVIDGRGSCQRGLKFEGALKNQMGQVEIEDQVEGLHYVAEKYGFIDLSRVAIHGWSYGGFLSLMGLICKPNVFKIAIAGAPVTVWMAYDTGYTERYMDIPENNQQGYEAGSVALHVEKLPNEPNRLLILHGFLDENVHFFHTNFLVSQLIRAGKPYQLQIYPNERHSIRCPESGEHYEITLLHFLQEYL; encoded by the exons ATGACTGCAGTGGACACGCTATCAGACAGCTCTGAAGTGGTCGAGATGGAGGATGTGCCTTCCCAATTCCAGGTGCAAAAGCATTCTTGGGATGGGCTGCGTGACATTATTCACAGCAGCAGGAAGTATTCGGGCATGATAGTGAACAAAGCTCCCCATGATTTCCAGTTTGTCCGGAAAACAGAAGAGTCCAGCCCTCACTCTCATCGTCTTTATTACCTGG GAATGCCATATGGCAGCAGGGAGAATTCCCTTCTTTACTCAGAGATTCCCAAAAAGGTACGGAAGGAGGCCTTACTACTGCTGTCATGGAAACAGATGCTGGATCACTTTCAG GCAACCCCTCATCATGGGATGTATTCCAGGGAAGAGGAGCTCTTGAGGGAGCGCAAGCGACTTGGTGTCTTCGGGATAACATCGTATGATTTCCACAGTGAGAGTGGCCTGTTCCTCTTCCAGGCCAGCAACAGCCTCTTCCATTGTCGAGATGGGGGCAAGAATGGTTTCATG GTGTCTCCAATGAAGCCTCTGGAGATCAAGACTCAGTGCACGGGGCCACGAATGGATCCCAAGATCTGCCCTGCTGACCCTGCCTTCTTTTCATTCATCAATAACAATGACCTGTGGGTAGCAAACATTGAGACAGGAGAGGAGAAGCGGATGACATACTGCCATAAAG GCTTATCCAATGTTCTTGATGACCCCAAGTCTGCTGGTGTAGCCACTTTTGTCATTCAGGAGGAGTTTGATCGCTTCACAGGCTATTGGTGGTGTCCAACAGCTTCCACAGAAG GTTCAGAGGATTTAAAAACACTGCGGATCTTGTATGAAGAAGTGGATGAGTCAGAGGTGGAGATAATCCACGTTCCTTCACCTGCCttagaggagagaaaaacagactCCTATCGGTACCCCAGGACAG GCAGCAAAAACCCCAAGATCACATTAAAGCTGGCAGAATTTAAAACAGACAGCAAGGGTAAG ATCCTGTGTGCTCAGGACAAGGAGCTGGTGCAACCGTTTGCTGCGTTGTTTCCCACGGTGGAGTACATTGCCCGTGCTGGATGGACCCAAGATGGCAAATA TGCCTGGGCTATGTTCCTAGACAGACCTCAGCAGCGACTGCAGCTAATCCTTTTGCCTCCAGCACTCTTTATTCCAGTCCCAGAAAATGAGGAGCAGCGTGCTGAATTTGCCAAAACTGTGCCAGAAAATGTCCAGCCATTTGTGATCTATGAAGAAACCACTGATGTGTGGATAAAT GTTCATGATATCTTCTATCCTTTCATCCAaccagagggagaggaggaagagctcTGCTTTATCCGAGCCAACGAATGCAAAACAGGTTTCTGTCACCTGTACAGAGTCACAGCCATCCTGAAACAGGGCAGCTATGACTGGGTGCAGCCATATGTCCACAGTGAGG ATGATTTCAAATGTCCCATCAAAGAGGAGATTGCCCTGACTGCTGGGGAGTGGGAGGTGCTGGCCAGGCATGGATCCAAG atctgGGTCAATGAGGCTACAAAGCTGGTATACTTCCAAGGCACAAAGGACACCCCGTTGGAACACCACCTCTACGTGGTCAGCTACGAGTCTCCTGGAGAAATTGTGCGACTCACCACTCCAGGCTTCTCCCACAGCTGTTCCATGAGCCAG AACTTTGACATGTTCATCAGCCACTACAGCAGCGTGAGCACCCCACCTTGTGTGCATGTCTACAAGCTCAGCGGCTCTGACGACGACCCTCTCCACAAGCAGCCCAAATTCTGGGCCAGCATGATGGAGGCAGCCA ACTGTCCCCCAGATTACATCCCACCTGAGATCTTTCACTTCCGCACTCAGTCGGATGTTGAGCTCTATGGAATGGTTTACAAACCTCACGATGTCCAGCCTGGGAAGAAGCATCCCACGGTGCTTTTTGTCTATGGAGGCCCTCAG gTGCAGCTAGTGAATAACTCCTTCAAAGGAATCAAGTACTTAAGGCTGAACACACTAGCATCCCTGGGCTATGCTGTGGTAGTGATTGATGGCAGGGGCTCGTGCCAGAGAGGACTCAAATTTGAAGGGGCCCTGAAGAACCAAATG GGTCAGGTGGAGATAGAGGATCAGGTGGAAGGTTTACATTATGTAGCAGAAAAATACGGGTTCATCGACTTGAGTCGAGTCGCCATCCATGGCTGGTCCTATGGGGGGTTCCTGTCCCTCATGGGCCTGATCTGTAAACCCAATGTCTTCAAG ATTGCCATAGCAGGTGCTCCTGTCACGGTGTGGATGGCCTATGACACCGGCTACACCGAGCGGTACATGGATATCCCAGAGAACAACCAGCAGGGCTACGAGGCTGGCTCTGTGGCATTACACGTGGAAAAGCTTCCCAATGA GCCAAACCGTTTGCTGATCCTCCATGGCTTTTTGGATGAAAACGTGCACTTTTTTCACACCAACTTCCTGGTATCACAGCTAATCCGGGCTGGGAAACCTTACCAGCTGCAG aTCTACCCCAACGAGAGACACAGTATTCGGTGCCCTGAGTCAGGAGAGCACTATGAAATCACGCTGCTGCACTTTCTACAAGAATACCTCTGA
- the LOC133627854 gene encoding procathepsin L-like isoform X1, with amino-acid sequence MLGAMAVPLGLLLALLGCATAPDPALEETWEGWKSLHTKEYPVGVEAARRGVWEKNLQRIQQHNQEERQGLHPFRLAMNHYGDLTDEEFNQLLNGFTPAWWEKPAPIFQASEALKTPAEVDWRAKGFVTPVKNQGHCGSCWAFSATGALEGLVSKQTGKLVVLSEQNLMDCSRKLGNSGCQGGFMTRAFQYVHDNGGLNSEHVYPYTGRDTSSCRYDPQDRAANCSGLRLVAPGSEAALEQALAAVGPVSVAVDASSFHFHFYKSGIFSSVFCSQRVNHGMLAVGYGTSQEQGGNASFWILKNSWSELWGELGYIRLLKDAGNQCGVANQASFPVL; translated from the exons ATG CTGGGTGCCATGGCTgtgcccctggggctgctgctggccttgctgggctgtgccactgcCCCAGACCCTGCCCTGGAGGAGACCTGGGAAGGCTGGAAGAGTCTTCACACCAAGGAATACCCAGTG GGGGTCGAGGCTGCTCGTCGAGGGGTCTGGGAGAAGAACCTGCAGCGCATCCAGCAGCACAACCAGGAGgagaggcaggggctgcacCCCTTCCGCCTGGCCATGAACCACTACGGGGACCTG ACGGATGAGGAGTTCAACCAGCTCCTGAATGGCTTCACCCCAGCGTGGTGGGAGAAACCAGCACCCATCTTCCAGGCATCAGAGGCCCTGAAGACCCCAGCAGAGGTGGACTGGAGGGCAAAGGGCTTTGTGACACCCGTAAAGAACCAG GGGCACTGCGGCTCGTGCTGGGCTTTCAGTGCCACGGGGGCCTTGGAGGGGCTGGTGTCCAAGCAGACAGGGAAGCTGGTGGTGCTGAGCGAGCAGAACCTCATGGACTGCTCCCGAAAGCTGGGCAACAGCGGCTGCCAGGGCGGCTTCATGACCCGAGCCTTCCAGTACGTGCACGACAACGGCGGCTTGAACTCGGAGCACGTCTACCCCTACACGGGCAGG GACACCTCCAGCTGCAGATATGACCCCCAGGACAGGGCAGCCAACTGCTcagggctgaggctggtggCCCCGGGCAGCGAGGCGGCGCTGGAGCAGGCGCTGGCGGCCGTGGGGCCCGTGTCTGTGGCGGTGGACGCCAGCAGCTTCCACTTCCACTTCTACAAGTCAG GCATCTTCAGCAGCGTGTTTTGCAGCCAGCGAGTGAACCACGGGATGCTGGCCGTAGGCTACGGCACgagccaggagcagggaggcaACGCCAGCTTCTGGATCCTAAAGAACAG CTGGTCGGAGCTGTGGGGTGAGCTGGGCTACATCCGCCTGCTGAAGGACGCCGGCAACCAGTGTGGGGTGGCCAACCAGGCCAGCTTCCCCGTGCTGTGA
- the LOC133627854 gene encoding procathepsin L-like isoform X2, with protein sequence MAVPLGLLLALLGCATAPDPALEETWEGWKSLHTKEYPVGVEAARRGVWEKNLQRIQQHNQEERQGLHPFRLAMNHYGDLTDEEFNQLLNGFTPAWWEKPAPIFQASEALKTPAEVDWRAKGFVTPVKNQGHCGSCWAFSATGALEGLVSKQTGKLVVLSEQNLMDCSRKLGNSGCQGGFMTRAFQYVHDNGGLNSEHVYPYTGRDTSSCRYDPQDRAANCSGLRLVAPGSEAALEQALAAVGPVSVAVDASSFHFHFYKSGIFSSVFCSQRVNHGMLAVGYGTSQEQGGNASFWILKNSWSELWGELGYIRLLKDAGNQCGVANQASFPVL encoded by the exons ATGGCTgtgcccctggggctgctgctggccttgctgggctgtgccactgcCCCAGACCCTGCCCTGGAGGAGACCTGGGAAGGCTGGAAGAGTCTTCACACCAAGGAATACCCAGTG GGGGTCGAGGCTGCTCGTCGAGGGGTCTGGGAGAAGAACCTGCAGCGCATCCAGCAGCACAACCAGGAGgagaggcaggggctgcacCCCTTCCGCCTGGCCATGAACCACTACGGGGACCTG ACGGATGAGGAGTTCAACCAGCTCCTGAATGGCTTCACCCCAGCGTGGTGGGAGAAACCAGCACCCATCTTCCAGGCATCAGAGGCCCTGAAGACCCCAGCAGAGGTGGACTGGAGGGCAAAGGGCTTTGTGACACCCGTAAAGAACCAG GGGCACTGCGGCTCGTGCTGGGCTTTCAGTGCCACGGGGGCCTTGGAGGGGCTGGTGTCCAAGCAGACAGGGAAGCTGGTGGTGCTGAGCGAGCAGAACCTCATGGACTGCTCCCGAAAGCTGGGCAACAGCGGCTGCCAGGGCGGCTTCATGACCCGAGCCTTCCAGTACGTGCACGACAACGGCGGCTTGAACTCGGAGCACGTCTACCCCTACACGGGCAGG GACACCTCCAGCTGCAGATATGACCCCCAGGACAGGGCAGCCAACTGCTcagggctgaggctggtggCCCCGGGCAGCGAGGCGGCGCTGGAGCAGGCGCTGGCGGCCGTGGGGCCCGTGTCTGTGGCGGTGGACGCCAGCAGCTTCCACTTCCACTTCTACAAGTCAG GCATCTTCAGCAGCGTGTTTTGCAGCCAGCGAGTGAACCACGGGATGCTGGCCGTAGGCTACGGCACgagccaggagcagggaggcaACGCCAGCTTCTGGATCCTAAAGAACAG CTGGTCGGAGCTGTGGGGTGAGCTGGGCTACATCCGCCTGCTGAAGGACGCCGGCAACCAGTGTGGGGTGGCCAACCAGGCCAGCTTCCCCGTGCTGTGA
- the MYDGF gene encoding myeloid-derived growth factor isoform X2, with translation MAAPSGRSGWSLWAALVAAALLCLTARAAEEPSSAGFDVRPGGEVHSFSRSLGDYTCTFTYSAQGGTNEQWQMNVGVSEDNLFSCSIWRPQGKSYLFFTQFKAEVKGAKIEHAMAYSQAAAGGQSDIPLKQEEFEVTKTTAGNL, from the exons ATGGCGGCTCCCAGCGGGAGGAGCGGCTGGAGCCTGTGGGCCGCGCTGGTGGCCGCCGCCCTGCTGTGCCTGACGGCCCGGGCGGCCGAGGAGCCGAGCTCGGCCGGCTTCGATGTGCGGCCCGGCGGGGAGGTTCATTCCTTCTCCCGGAGCCTG GGGGATTACACCTGCACCTTCACATACTCAGCTCAGGGAGGAACCAACGAG CAATGGCAGATGAACGTTGGAGTCAGTGAAGACAACCTGTTCTCCTGCTCCATCTGGAG gCCTCAAGGGAAGTCGTATCTCTTCTTTACCCAGTTTAAAGCTGAAGTGAAAGGAGCCAAGATAGAGCATGCCATGGCTTAT TCTCAGGCTGCAGCGGGTGGACAAAGCGACATCCCCTTGAAACAGGAAGAGTTTGAAGTCACCAAAACAACAG CTGGAAACCTCTGA
- the MYDGF gene encoding myeloid-derived growth factor isoform X1 — translation MAAPSGRSGWSLWAALVAAALLCLTARAAEEPSSAGFDVRPGGEVHSFSRSLGDYTCTFTYSAQGGTNEQWQMNVGVSEDNLFSCSIWRPQGKSYLFFTQFKAEVKGAKIEHAMAYSQAAAGGQSDIPLKQEEFEVTKTTVSHREGKFRFGLSKLMIVAKTLREEL, via the exons ATGGCGGCTCCCAGCGGGAGGAGCGGCTGGAGCCTGTGGGCCGCGCTGGTGGCCGCCGCCCTGCTGTGCCTGACGGCCCGGGCGGCCGAGGAGCCGAGCTCGGCCGGCTTCGATGTGCGGCCCGGCGGGGAGGTTCATTCCTTCTCCCGGAGCCTG GGGGATTACACCTGCACCTTCACATACTCAGCTCAGGGAGGAACCAACGAG CAATGGCAGATGAACGTTGGAGTCAGTGAAGACAACCTGTTCTCCTGCTCCATCTGGAG gCCTCAAGGGAAGTCGTATCTCTTCTTTACCCAGTTTAAAGCTGAAGTGAAAGGAGCCAAGATAGAGCATGCCATGGCTTAT TCTCAGGCTGCAGCGGGTGGACAAAGCGACATCCCCTTGAAACAGGAAGAGTTTGAAGTCACCAAAACAACAG tgTCTCACAGGGAAGGAAAGTTCCGTTTCGGACTGTCCAAGCTCATGATTGTAGCCAAAACACTCCGTGAGGAGCTGTGA
- the TNFAIP8L1 gene encoding tumor necrosis factor alpha-induced protein 8-like protein 1, with translation MDTFSTKNLALQAQKKLLSKMATKSIANVFIDDTSSEILDELYRATKEYTHNRKEAQKIIKNLIKIVMKLGVLYRNGQFSPEELLLLERFRKKVHTLAMTAVSFHQIDFTFDRRVMAGALTECRDLLHQAVNGHLTAKSHSRINHVFNHFADYEFLSALYGPAEPYRSHLQRICEGLNKMLEEDNI, from the coding sequence ATGGACACCTTCAGCACCAAGAACCTGGCCCTCCAGGCTCAGAAGAAACTCTTGAGCAAGATGGCCACTAAAAGCATAGCCAACGTCTTCATCGACGACACCAGCAGCGAGATCTTGGACGAGCTGTACCGAGCCACCAAGGAATACACCCACAACCGCAAAGAGGCTCAGAAGATCATCAAGAACCTCATCAAGATCGTGATGAAGCTGGGGGTGCTGTACCGCAACGGGCAGTTCAGCCccgaggagctgctgctgctggagcgcTTCCGCAAGAAGGTGCACACCCTGGCCATGACGGCCGTCAGCTTCCACCAGATCGACTTCACCTTCGACCGCAGGGTCATGGCCGGGGCGCTGACGGAGTGCAGGGACCTGCTGCACCAGGCTGTCAACGGGCACCTGACGGCCAAGTCTCACTCCCGCATCAACCACGTCTTCAACCACTTCGCGGACTACGAGTTCCTGTCGGCTCTGTACGGGCCGGCCGAGCCCTACCGCAGCCACCTGCAGAGGATCTGCGAAGGGCTCAACAAGATGCTGGAGGAGGACAACATCtag